A stretch of the Lactuca sativa cultivar Salinas chromosome 9, Lsat_Salinas_v11, whole genome shotgun sequence genome encodes the following:
- the LOC111911219 gene encoding cationic amino acid transporter 6, chloroplastic, producing the protein MNYTHRECVKKVMDSHGSSFSSFNSYFHALSDVPSRFIRRAGCVSTTFEETSRIRSRSGADMRKNLRWYDLICFGIGGMVGAGVFVTSGTASHDKAGPAVILSYAIAGLCALLSAFCYTEFAVHMPVAGGAFSYIRVTFGEFTAFLVGANLVMDYVLSNAAAARSFTTYLGTAIGVSAESKWRITVSSLPKGFNQIDIIAVLIILILTVIICYSTRESSVLNMILTAVHILFIIFVIMMGFWKGDTKNFTEASDPNHPSGFFPFGAPGVFNGAALVYVSYIGYDAVSTLAEEVKNPITDIPIGVSGSVILVTILYCLMAASMSMLLPYDLINPESPFTGAFMENSNGFNWVSNVIGVGASFGILTSLLVAMLGQARYICVIGRSGVVPIWFAKVHSKTSTPVNASVFLGILTAAIALFTELHVLLNLVSIGTLFVFLMVSNAVIYRRYVSLGTTIPWPTLSFLLSFSFTSIMFTLLWWFAPPGKPKGFMLGACSIIGVGLIQLFSYMVPQARKPDFWGVPLMPWIPCVSIFLNIFLLGNIDTASYIRFGFFSAVVVLVYVLYSVHASFDGEEDGIVCQKNVEMVKESIDIEDQTLKIQS; encoded by the exons ATGAATTACACACACAGAGAGTGTGTGAAAAAGGTGATGGACAGCCATGGTTCCTCTTTCTCGAGCTTTAACTCCTACTTCCATGCTCTTTCCGACGTCCCTAGCCGCTTCATCCGCCGCGCTGGATGTGTCTCCACCACCTTCGAGGAAACCAGCCGAATCCGCTCCCGATCCGGTGCTGATATGCGGAAGAACCTCCGTTGGTACGATCTCATCTGCTTCGGCATTGGAGGTATGGTAGGCGCCGGAGTTTTTGTCACTAGTGGTACCGCTAGCCACGACAAGGCTGGTCCCGCCGTTATATTATCGTACGCCATTGCAGGCCTCTGCGCACTGCTCTCCGCCTTCTGTTACACCGAGTTCGCCGTTCACATGCCGGTTGCCGGCGGTGCATTCAGCTACATCCGCGTCACTTTTG GCGAGTTTACCGCGTTTTTGGTTGGAGCTAATCTGGTAATGGATTACGTTTTATCAAACGCTGCGGCAGCGAGAAGTTTCACTACCTATCTCGGAACAGCCATTGGTGTTTCTGCAGAATCGAAATGGAGAATAACCGTTTCCTCTCTTCCAAAAGGTTTCAATCAGATCGACATCATCGCCGTCCTCATCATCTTAATTCTCACTGTCATAATCTGTTACAG CACGAGAGAAAGCtctgtattgaacatgatttTGACAGCGGTTCACATTCTGTTCATAATATTTGTGATCATGATGGGGTTTTGGAAAGGAGACACGAAGAACTTCACGGAGGCATCGGATCCGAACCATCCGAGCGGGTTCTTTCCCTTCGGAGCTCCAGGGGTGTTCAATGGAGCTGCTCTGGTTTACGTCAGCTACATAGGATACGACGCCGTGTCGACGCTGGCGGAGGAGGTTAAAAATCCGATTACCGATATCCCTATTGGGGTTTCAGGCTCCGTTATCCTCGTTACCATTCTCTACTGTTTGATGGCCGCTTCAATGTCCATGCTCCTTCCCTACGATCTG ATAAATCCAGAATCACCATTCACAggggcatttatggaaaattCAAACGGATTTAACTGGGTTTCCAATGTCATTGGAGTTGGGGCCAGTTTTGGGATACTAACATCGTTGTTGGTTGCAATGTTGGGCCAAGCTCGTTACATTTGTGTCATAGGAAGATCTGGTGTGGTCCCAATTTGGTTTGCTAAGGTTCATTCTAAAACGTCAACGCCAGTCAACGCTTCGGTATTTTTAG GGATTTTGACTGCGGCGATAGCGTTATTCACCGAGCTACACGTCCTCCTCAACCTTGTCTCCATCGGAACACTTTTTGTCTTCTTAATGGTCTCAAATGCAGTTATTTACAGACGCTACGTCTCATTGGGGACCACAATCCCATGGCCCACACTGTCGTTCTTGTTAAGCTTTTCATTCACTTCCATCATGTTCACTCTGCTATGGTGGTTCGCACCGCCCGGGAAACCTAAAGGGTTTATGCTCGGTGCATGTTCTATAATTGGAGTTGGATTAATACAGTTGTTTAGTTACATGGTCCCACAAGCAAGAAAGCCTGATTTTTGGGGGGTCCCGCTTATGCCATGGATACCATGTGTGTCGATATTTCTCAACATATTTCTGTTGGGAAATATTGACACAGCTTCTTATATTCGGTTTGGATTTTTTTCAGCGGTTGTGGTGCTTGTATATGTTCTATATAGTGTTCATGCTAGCTTTGATGGTGAGGAAGATGGAATTGTTTGtcaaaaaaatgttgaaatggtGAAGGAATCAATTGACATAGAGGATCAAACTCTAAAAATCcaaagttga
- the LOC111910869 gene encoding 40S ribosomal protein S17, protein MGRVRTKTVKKSSRVVIERYYGKMTLDFHTNKKILEEVAIIPSKRLRNKIAGFSTHLMKRIQKGPVRGISLKLQEEERERRMDFVPDESAIKTDLIEVDKETIDMLVALGMGDLPGVVKATVEPQAVPAALGFGRGGGGGGFARRY, encoded by the coding sequence ATGGGTCGTGTTCGTACGAAAACCGTGAAGAAATCATCTAGGGTAGTGATCGAGAGGTATTACGGGAAGATGACTCTGGATTTCCATACAAACAAGaagattttggaggaagttgCAATCATCCCTTCGAAGCGTCTGAGGAATAAGATTGCAGGTTTTTCAACTCACCTCATGAAGCGCATCCAAAAGGGACCAGTGAGGGGTATATCATTGAAGCTCCAGGAGGAAGAAAGGGAACGCCGTATGGACTTTGTGCCTGATGAATCTGCCATTAAAACCGATCTGATTGAGGTTGATAAGGAGACGATTGATATGCTGGTTGCCCTTGGGATGGGTGACCTTCCTGGGGTTGTGAAGGCGACAGTTGAGCCTCAGGCGGTGCCGGCTGCCCTTGGTTTCGGtaggggtggtggaggtggtggttttGCTAGGAGGTATTGA
- the LOC111911139 gene encoding crossover junction endonuclease MUS81 isoform X1 — protein sequence MDRVVCPENAELVEFMLKKQKEMVDLSENNVKTISKACLKVCSSKTPIKTLKDFSNVKGVGNWILRIMKGFFVDEAEDEEIIESGKRKKGNKQYVPQKNSAAYALLITLYRGTSNGSNFMRKQELIDAAEASGLSRSPIMPEIGKGKAGQFGVSSGRDWYSGWNCMKKLIDKGLAVKSSNPAKYMLTEQGKEAARDCMLRSGLVDSTDDLATLDKTSDLTQKNLKDSVCIDAELVDDVASRHVSSSLQKKPVEIPPDTVDKLVRMGYSKEQVIRAFSEVSKKSPNEEPSSLWLSVLCCLREVEVYSSPLTSQNVPKVKHHHPSSNSFTHKETTQLPTSIKPCSSSVNDENVRKRSRNVLEAKSNVLSMPPLTLGDRFEDVYEVVLILDDREKFTKESRSRKLLENIRLHFKIPIEVRRLPVGDGIWIARHKHIGSEYVLDFIVERKNVDDLRSSIRDNRYKEQKVRIMRCGLKRLIYLVEGDPNALESAESIKTACLTTEILEGFDVQRTSGLGDTLRKYGYLTQSITQYYKSLGNEGEHVDFPICPPFDQFIERCQELDKMTVSDVFATQLMQAPQVTEDVAIAVLDLYPTVSSLARAYSHLDGDTCAQEELLKKQSNNVINGVASRNIFQFIWGG from the exons ATGGATCGAGTAGTGTGTCCCGAAAATGCGGAGCTCGTGGAGTTCATGTTGAAAAAACAAAAGGAAATGGTGGATTTATCGGAGAATAACGTTAAGACGATATCGAAGGCCTGCTTGAAGGTGTGCAGTTCCAAGACCCCAATCAAAACCCTAAAGGACTTCTCCAATGTCAA AGGTGTTGGAAATTGGATCTTGAGAATCATGAAAGGTTTCTTTGTTGATGAAGCTGAGGATGAAGAGATAATAGAAAGTG GGAAAAGAAAAAAGGGAAACAAGCAATATGTGCCTCAAAAGAACTCCGCAGCTTATGCTTTATTGATCACTCTTTACAG GGGAACATCTAATGGAAGTAATTTTATGCGAAAACAAGAGCTAATTGATGCTGCTGAAGCAAGTGGATTGTCTCGCTCACCTATAAT GCCTGAAATAGGTAAGGGGAAAGCAGGCCAGTTTGGAGTTAGCTCAGGCAGGGATTGGTATAGTGGATGGAATTGCATGAAAAAGTTGATAGATAAAGGGTTGGCTGTAAAATCAAGTAATCCTGCAAA ATACATGCTGACTGAGCAAGGAAAAGAAGCTGCACGTGATTGTATGTTGAGATCTGGATTAGTTGATTCTACAGATGATCTTGCTACTTTGGATAAAACTTCAGATTTAACCCAAAAAAATCTGAAAGATTCAGTGTGCATTGATGCTGAGTTGGTTGATGACGTGGCATCTAGGCATGTTTCTTCAAGTTTGCAGAAAAAACCAGTTGAGATTCCTCCAGATACTGTTGATAAG CTTGTGAGAATGGGATACTCAAAAGAACAAGTAATCCGTGCTTTTTCTGAGGTCTCAAAAAAGTCACCAAATGAAGAGCCTTCTTCACTTTGGCTATCTGTTTTATGTTGTCTTCGTGAAGTCGAAGTCTACAGTTCACCTTTGACTTCTCAAAATGTTCCAAAAGTCAAACATCATCATCCGTCATCAAATTCTTTCACTCATAAAGAAACCACACAACTCCCGACTTCAATCAAACCTTGTTCATCATCTGTAAAT GACGAGAATGTGAGGAAGAGAAGTAGGAATGTTCTAGAAGCTAAATCAAATGTTCTATCAATGCCACCTTTGACACTTGGGGACCGATTCGAGGATGTATATGAAGTGGTTTTAATATTAGATGATCGGGAAAAATTCACCAAGGA GTCAAGGTCTAGAAAGCTTCTTGAGAATATCCGACTCCATTTTAAGATACCTATAGAG gtGAGGCGATTACCTGTGGGAGATGGAATTTGGATAGCTAGACATAAACATATTGGTAGTGAATATGTTCTTGATTTTATtgttgaaagaaaaaatgttgATGATTTAAGATCTTCCATTAGAGATAATCGTTACAAAGAGCAGAAAGTTCGGATCATG AGGTGTGGGCTCAAAAGGTTGATATACCTAGTAGAAGGTGATCCGAATGCTTTGGAAAGTGCTGAAAGTATTAAAACAGC ATGTTTGACAACCGAAATTTTAGAGGGGTTTGATGTACAGAGAACAAGTGGGTTGGGAGATACACTAAGAAAATACGGTTATCTTACACAATCAATAACACAATATTACAAATCTCTTGGCAATGAGGGGGAACATGTAGATTTCCCAATTTGCCCTCCGTTTGATCAGTTTATTGAGAGGTGTCAAGAGTTGGATAAGATGACAGTTAGTGATGTTTTCGCCACCCAGCTCATGCAG GCTCCACAGGTGACTGAGGATGTTGCCATTGCTGTGCTTGATTTATACCCAACGGTTTCATCACTTGCTCGTGCCTACTCGCAtctt GATGGTGACACGTGTGCACAAGAGGAGCTTCTCAAGAAGCAGAGTAACAATGTCATCAATGGAGTTGCTAGTAGGAACATTTTCCAATTTATTTGGGGTGGTTGA
- the LOC111911139 gene encoding crossover junction endonuclease MUS81 isoform X2: MDRVVCPENAELVEFMLKKQKEMVDLSENNVKTISKACLKVCSSKTPIKTLKDFSNVKGVGNWILRIMKGFFVDEAEDEEIIESGKRKKGNKQYVPQKNSAAYALLITLYRGTSNGSNFMRKQELIDAAEASGLSRSPIMPEIGKGKAGQFGVSSGRDWYSGWNCMKKLIDKGLAVKSSNPAKYMLTEQGKEAARDCMLRSGLVDSTDDLATLDKTSDLTQKNLKDSVCIDAELVDDVASRHVSSSLQKKPVEIPPDTVDKLVRMGYSKEQVIRAFSEVSKKSPNEEPSSLWLSVLCCLREVEVYSSPLTSQNVPKVKHHHPSSNSFTHKETTQLPTSIKPCSSSDENVRKRSRNVLEAKSNVLSMPPLTLGDRFEDVYEVVLILDDREKFTKESRSRKLLENIRLHFKIPIEVRRLPVGDGIWIARHKHIGSEYVLDFIVERKNVDDLRSSIRDNRYKEQKVRIMRCGLKRLIYLVEGDPNALESAESIKTACLTTEILEGFDVQRTSGLGDTLRKYGYLTQSITQYYKSLGNEGEHVDFPICPPFDQFIERCQELDKMTVSDVFATQLMQAPQVTEDVAIAVLDLYPTVSSLARAYSHLDGDTCAQEELLKKQSNNVINGVASRNIFQFIWGG, from the exons ATGGATCGAGTAGTGTGTCCCGAAAATGCGGAGCTCGTGGAGTTCATGTTGAAAAAACAAAAGGAAATGGTGGATTTATCGGAGAATAACGTTAAGACGATATCGAAGGCCTGCTTGAAGGTGTGCAGTTCCAAGACCCCAATCAAAACCCTAAAGGACTTCTCCAATGTCAA AGGTGTTGGAAATTGGATCTTGAGAATCATGAAAGGTTTCTTTGTTGATGAAGCTGAGGATGAAGAGATAATAGAAAGTG GGAAAAGAAAAAAGGGAAACAAGCAATATGTGCCTCAAAAGAACTCCGCAGCTTATGCTTTATTGATCACTCTTTACAG GGGAACATCTAATGGAAGTAATTTTATGCGAAAACAAGAGCTAATTGATGCTGCTGAAGCAAGTGGATTGTCTCGCTCACCTATAAT GCCTGAAATAGGTAAGGGGAAAGCAGGCCAGTTTGGAGTTAGCTCAGGCAGGGATTGGTATAGTGGATGGAATTGCATGAAAAAGTTGATAGATAAAGGGTTGGCTGTAAAATCAAGTAATCCTGCAAA ATACATGCTGACTGAGCAAGGAAAAGAAGCTGCACGTGATTGTATGTTGAGATCTGGATTAGTTGATTCTACAGATGATCTTGCTACTTTGGATAAAACTTCAGATTTAACCCAAAAAAATCTGAAAGATTCAGTGTGCATTGATGCTGAGTTGGTTGATGACGTGGCATCTAGGCATGTTTCTTCAAGTTTGCAGAAAAAACCAGTTGAGATTCCTCCAGATACTGTTGATAAG CTTGTGAGAATGGGATACTCAAAAGAACAAGTAATCCGTGCTTTTTCTGAGGTCTCAAAAAAGTCACCAAATGAAGAGCCTTCTTCACTTTGGCTATCTGTTTTATGTTGTCTTCGTGAAGTCGAAGTCTACAGTTCACCTTTGACTTCTCAAAATGTTCCAAAAGTCAAACATCATCATCCGTCATCAAATTCTTTCACTCATAAAGAAACCACACAACTCCCGACTTCAATCAAACCTTGTTCATCATCT GACGAGAATGTGAGGAAGAGAAGTAGGAATGTTCTAGAAGCTAAATCAAATGTTCTATCAATGCCACCTTTGACACTTGGGGACCGATTCGAGGATGTATATGAAGTGGTTTTAATATTAGATGATCGGGAAAAATTCACCAAGGA GTCAAGGTCTAGAAAGCTTCTTGAGAATATCCGACTCCATTTTAAGATACCTATAGAG gtGAGGCGATTACCTGTGGGAGATGGAATTTGGATAGCTAGACATAAACATATTGGTAGTGAATATGTTCTTGATTTTATtgttgaaagaaaaaatgttgATGATTTAAGATCTTCCATTAGAGATAATCGTTACAAAGAGCAGAAAGTTCGGATCATG AGGTGTGGGCTCAAAAGGTTGATATACCTAGTAGAAGGTGATCCGAATGCTTTGGAAAGTGCTGAAAGTATTAAAACAGC ATGTTTGACAACCGAAATTTTAGAGGGGTTTGATGTACAGAGAACAAGTGGGTTGGGAGATACACTAAGAAAATACGGTTATCTTACACAATCAATAACACAATATTACAAATCTCTTGGCAATGAGGGGGAACATGTAGATTTCCCAATTTGCCCTCCGTTTGATCAGTTTATTGAGAGGTGTCAAGAGTTGGATAAGATGACAGTTAGTGATGTTTTCGCCACCCAGCTCATGCAG GCTCCACAGGTGACTGAGGATGTTGCCATTGCTGTGCTTGATTTATACCCAACGGTTTCATCACTTGCTCGTGCCTACTCGCAtctt GATGGTGACACGTGTGCACAAGAGGAGCTTCTCAAGAAGCAGAGTAACAATGTCATCAATGGAGTTGCTAGTAGGAACATTTTCCAATTTATTTGGGGTGGTTGA